From the genome of Prunus persica cultivar Lovell chromosome G8, Prunus_persica_NCBIv2, whole genome shotgun sequence:
CTGAGATAAGATTAATTTACACAAGTGAAAATTGCCCGAGAGGCATGACTTTTGACAATTACAAGATTCCATAAACAAAAGCTGTCTCTCTGTTCAGGCTCTAGCTCGTGCAAAGCTCGTATGGAAAGGTCGACCAGCATTTCCTCATTCACAGTGTCATGTCCGCATCATCTTCATAGTCATAATCTTGTTCACTTGAAGGCCTGATTCTCTTCACATCCCTCGGCGCTGGTCTTCCCTTCTTTGGTTTTCCTCTGTGACATCATTTATTTAGTTAGAACGCTGATTCCAGGACTCAAAAGATACGGTACGATTGGTATAACATCTGTTTTCTATCTTTGATACAGCTTGAGTAGCAATTCTAACATAACATTTAAAGTGTACAGAAATAGTGGAGTACTTACTGCCCGTTCGCATATATACCACCTTTAGAACGACCTGGACCAAAGTCTGATCTCCCATCTACAGTAAACACAAGGggagaaaacaataaaaaagattGCACATGTTGCTATATATTTGCTAATATATAAGCTTTACCATCTCGTGCGGCTGCAAGTTCTTCAgcctgaaaaaagaaaaagataaactaTATGAATATCCATTTAGCAACGTGGATTAAAAGCCAGCACTGCCTTTGAGGCTTTGAACTTTTTAGTTCACAAAAATTCACTTGAATGAACCCATAATTTGGTTAAGACAATAAATTACAACAATGAAAGATGAAGACTGGTAAAGCCACCATAACGGAACTTTTAAAGTTTAGAATACTTACTGCTGGTGATGTGACAGAAGATAATGAGAACATCCTATCTTCAGGCTGAAATTTCCTTGATCGCTTCAAGCTGCAGCCAAAAGTTTTGAAGATTTCCATTCCATTAAATACGGATACAGTAAATCCAATTATACAAAATTTGCACAGATATACGTATATAATCCAGAAAACATCAATTTTACGCATTGGTTTACTATTACTTGCATGTGGAACCTTATGTATCAAAAAATCTAACCTGAAAAATAGACTATTTGGCGAGATATATGTTGTAAGAACATTCAATTCAGATACCTTTAGAGAAATGAGTAACAACCAATTGTCCCAGACTAAAATCATGTCTCTGACATAAAGTAGTGTTGCCTGAGTCAATCTATTCAAAAGCTACTAATATCATATATGCAAATAATATGGACTCGACATGTAAAACCATGTCATTCTGTGAGTTTATGTCTATGGCTTTGGGTTGTTCATGGCTAATAGGGACCACCTAGATGAGCTATACTGACGATTTTAGCTTGAAAAGTGGTCAGTGAAAGAAGTGACCCCGTTATAGCatgaaagaataaaagaatTCAGCTAGCTAAGCAAAAGATGACATGGAAGCATAACAGGTCGAAGACTCGATATCAGGCATAAATACCCAGAGTACTCAAACAGTAGTTCCTCATACATTTCAAAGGATATCTTAGCTACTGCTTACAAGTTAGTGTTCTTGGATGAGGATAGAAACCCTTCAAAACCTTTTAATACATTGCCACATTGAGTTGGATCCTGCAGATAACTCGTCTCCAAATCATAAACCTGCATTGAAAGAAAACATTAGTTCCAGTGTATCACATATGCAGCTCAGCTGCAActaccgaaaaaaaaaaagaacaaatgaaTTTTCCATCCATAGCTTATGCTGCAGCATACAAGAACAAGTAAATCATTTatgtaaaaaaaagaagcagcaAATCCCATGAAATAAAAGGTCTTCCATTTCAGCTATATCCCCGAAAATGAGCC
Proteins encoded in this window:
- the LOC18768958 gene encoding chromatin modification-related protein MEAF6 isoform X2; translation: MLASLLSRRAKLQDELRGIEKQVYDLETSYLQDPTQCGNVLKGFEGFLSSSKNTNFLKRSRKFQPEDRMFSLSSVTSPAAEELAAARDDGRSDFGPGRSKGGIYANGQGKPKKGRPAPRDVKRIRPSSEQDYDYEDDADMTL
- the LOC18768958 gene encoding chromatin modification-related protein MEAF6 isoform X1 codes for the protein MDSEGQKTANNPSVMLASLLSRRAKLQDELRGIEKQVYDLETSYLQDPTQCGNVLKGFEGFLSSSKNTNFLKRSRKFQPEDRMFSLSSVTSPAAEELAAARDDGRSDFGPGRSKGGIYANGQGKPKKGRPAPRDVKRIRPSSEQDYDYEDDADMTL